The following are from one region of the Streptomyces changanensis genome:
- the rpmE gene encoding 50S ribosomal protein L31, translating into MKRDIHPEYVETQVSCTCGASFTTRSTIDGGAIRAEVCSECHPFYTGKQKILDTGGRVARFEARFGKKAAGSTK; encoded by the coding sequence TTGAAGCGCGACATCCACCCCGAGTACGTCGAGACCCAGGTCAGCTGCACCTGTGGCGCGTCGTTCACCACCCGCAGCACGATCGACGGCGGCGCCATCCGTGCCGAGGTCTGCTCCGAGTGCCACCCGTTCTACACGGGCAAGCAGAAGATCCTCGACACCGGTGGCCGCGTGGCCCGCTTCGAGGCCCGCTTCGGCAAGAAGGCTGCCGGCTCCACCAAGTAG
- a CDS encoding LCP family protein — MGEQDTDGRIPDGARGRGEPRARRGLTVLAWSLAGLVVLGGGGFALAYAQLDGNIESVDINTQLGGDRPKDVDDGSMDILVLGSDSRSGANAAYGRDEGAARSDTAMIVHLYEGHEKASVVSIPRDTLVTRPECTARDGRELPAQYRAMFNTAYEVGGPACAVKTVERLSGIRMDHYVEVDFTGFKELIDELGGVRVTTTRPIRDGSSHLDLAAGTHTLDGEQALGLVRTRKGVGDQSDLGRIQLQQSFIKAFIEQVKRVGVLTSPQKLWSVADTATRAITPDSELDSVRELADFAGGLAGLGAEDVHMITLPVRYDPVDPNRVVPLDAQAQQVWNALREDEPVPATATADTATGQAADVVRQARP; from the coding sequence ATGGGCGAGCAGGACACGGACGGTCGAATACCGGACGGCGCACGCGGGCGCGGGGAGCCCCGAGCGAGACGCGGGCTGACCGTGCTCGCGTGGTCGCTCGCGGGACTGGTGGTGCTCGGCGGGGGCGGCTTCGCACTGGCCTACGCCCAGCTCGACGGCAACATCGAGAGCGTCGACATCAACACCCAGCTCGGCGGCGACCGGCCGAAGGACGTCGACGACGGCTCCATGGACATCCTGGTCCTCGGCTCCGACTCCCGCTCCGGCGCGAACGCCGCGTACGGCCGCGACGAGGGCGCCGCCCGCTCCGACACGGCGATGATCGTCCACCTCTACGAGGGCCACGAGAAGGCGAGCGTCGTCTCCATCCCGCGCGACACGCTCGTCACCCGCCCCGAGTGCACCGCCCGCGACGGCCGCGAGCTGCCCGCCCAGTACCGCGCGATGTTCAACACCGCCTACGAGGTCGGCGGCCCCGCCTGCGCCGTGAAGACCGTCGAGCGGCTGTCCGGCATCCGCATGGACCACTACGTCGAGGTCGACTTCACCGGCTTCAAGGAGCTCATCGACGAACTCGGCGGCGTCCGCGTCACCACCACGCGGCCCATCAGGGACGGCAGCAGCCACCTCGACCTCGCCGCCGGCACCCACACCCTCGACGGCGAGCAGGCCCTCGGCCTGGTCCGCACCCGCAAGGGCGTCGGCGACCAGAGCGACCTCGGCCGCATCCAGCTCCAGCAGTCCTTCATCAAGGCCTTCATCGAGCAGGTCAAGCGCGTCGGCGTGCTCACCAGCCCGCAGAAGCTGTGGAGCGTCGCCGACACCGCCACCCGCGCGATCACCCCCGACAGCGAGCTCGACTCCGTCAGGGAGCTCGCCGACTTCGCGGGCGGCCTGGCCGGTCTCGGCGCCGAGGACGTCCACATGATCACGCTTCCGGTGCGGTACGACCCGGTCGACCCCAACCGCGTCGTCCCCCTCGACGCACAGGCCCAGCAGGTGTGGAACGCCCTGCGCGAGGACGAGCCCGTCCCGGCCACTGCCACCGCGGACACCGCCACCGGCCAGGCGGCGGACGTCGTCCGCCAGGCCCGCCCGTAG
- a CDS encoding trypsin-like serine protease, with the protein MTSAQRRARTALPAAAAALALGGALLGAAPAQASDVTPRPAKPTARSAEGPSEADLLGRVEGSIADLKDGEADTAPERKQEPAQDGGSGVKESYIIGGSQATITEAPWMVQLHYFDDKGTATEDDDEGFFCGGSLVAPNKVLTAAHCVYGLDWATNGAVIAGTGEMATATADGLDLHGGRITGVERQWMSPTYDDASLTGGDVAVLTLFEAMPYKTLQLTQSGDTASYKEGTSATVYGWGRTSSTSQDGSQTLKKAVVPMRSDASCTSYYGGEFVAGQMACAGNPATGQDAGTVSPCNGDSGGPLVVGGRVAGVVSWGVQDCVASGAYSVYAKSSTYVGQVNARIDDTDLDFDGRADLFARTSGGEGWQYYSRGTTLGGRVSLGDFSAYNLVRQADLNRDGYQGYLYRTTGGVLKGIDFNGDDGYTEYTIGSGWGAMKNVLLPGDLSGDGLPDLVAQDTQGYLWLYPGLGNGRFGARVSVGSGWGVMTITGKGDYTGDGKADMLARDTSGRLWLYPGRGTASAPFTARVLAGTSGWNFTAYVGTGDMSGDGRADLLVRDSAGVLWFYPGRGSATAPFGTRVKVGSGWNAFNLFG; encoded by the coding sequence GTGACATCTGCCCAGCGGAGGGCGCGTACCGCCCTCCCCGCGGCCGCCGCCGCGCTCGCCCTCGGCGGCGCGCTGCTCGGTGCCGCGCCCGCCCAGGCGTCCGACGTGACCCCCCGGCCGGCCAAGCCGACCGCCCGGAGCGCCGAGGGCCCCTCCGAGGCCGACCTGCTGGGTCGCGTCGAGGGCTCGATCGCCGACCTCAAGGACGGCGAGGCCGACACCGCCCCCGAGCGGAAGCAGGAGCCCGCGCAGGACGGCGGCTCCGGCGTCAAGGAGTCGTACATCATCGGTGGCAGCCAGGCCACCATCACCGAGGCCCCGTGGATGGTGCAGCTGCACTACTTCGACGACAAGGGCACGGCGACCGAGGACGACGACGAGGGCTTCTTCTGCGGCGGCTCCCTGGTCGCCCCCAACAAGGTCCTCACCGCCGCGCACTGCGTGTACGGCCTGGACTGGGCGACGAACGGCGCGGTCATCGCCGGCACCGGCGAGATGGCCACGGCCACGGCCGACGGCCTGGACCTGCACGGCGGCCGCATCACGGGCGTCGAGCGCCAGTGGATGAGCCCCACGTACGACGACGCCTCCCTGACCGGCGGCGACGTCGCCGTGCTCACCCTCTTCGAGGCGATGCCGTACAAGACGCTCCAGCTCACGCAGAGCGGCGACACGGCGTCGTACAAGGAAGGCACCTCCGCCACCGTCTACGGCTGGGGCCGCACCAGCTCCACCAGCCAGGACGGCTCGCAGACGCTGAAGAAGGCCGTCGTCCCGATGCGGTCCGACGCCTCCTGCACGTCGTACTACGGCGGCGAGTTCGTCGCGGGCCAGATGGCCTGCGCGGGCAACCCCGCCACCGGCCAGGACGCCGGCACGGTCTCCCCGTGCAACGGCGACTCCGGCGGCCCGCTCGTCGTCGGCGGCCGCGTGGCCGGCGTCGTCTCGTGGGGCGTCCAGGACTGCGTCGCGTCGGGCGCCTACAGCGTCTACGCGAAGTCCAGCACGTACGTCGGCCAGGTCAACGCGCGGATCGACGACACGGACCTCGACTTCGACGGCCGCGCCGACCTCTTCGCCCGCACCAGCGGCGGCGAGGGGTGGCAGTACTACTCCCGCGGCACCACCCTGGGAGGCCGGGTCTCCCTCGGCGACTTCAGCGCCTACAATCTGGTCCGCCAGGCCGACCTCAACCGGGACGGCTACCAGGGCTACCTGTACCGCACCACGGGCGGCGTCCTGAAGGGCATCGACTTCAACGGCGACGACGGCTACACCGAGTACACCATCGGCTCCGGCTGGGGCGCGATGAAGAACGTCCTCCTCCCCGGGGACCTCTCCGGTGACGGCCTGCCCGACCTGGTCGCGCAGGACACCCAGGGCTACCTGTGGCTCTACCCGGGCCTGGGCAACGGCCGGTTCGGCGCCCGCGTCAGCGTGGGCTCCGGCTGGGGCGTCATGACGATCACCGGCAAGGGCGACTACACCGGTGACGGCAAGGCCGACATGCTGGCCCGCGACACCTCCGGCCGTCTGTGGCTGTACCCGGGTCGCGGCACCGCCTCGGCGCCGTTCACCGCCCGCGTCCTCGCCGGCACGAGCGGCTGGAACTTCACCGCGTACGTCGGCACCGGCGACATGAGCGGCGACGGCAGGGCCGACCTGCTGGTCCGCGACTCGGCGGGCGTGCTGTGGTTCTACCCCGGCCGCGGCTCCGCGACGGCGCCGTTCGGCACCCGCGTGAAGGTCGGCTCCGGCTGGAACGCGTTCAACCTCTTCGGCTGA